One window from the genome of Paenibacillus azoreducens encodes:
- a CDS encoding helix-turn-helix transcriptional regulator, with the protein MMTEPYFESNRSQSGSIHYPYESMIHFGKEPRCLVEPHWHLYIEILYFLSGRAKVYLGGKSHVLGQGDLILIHSHETHSIYSLDDKVSYIVVKFDPEILYSTSRTILESKYILPFTLAESSSQRVFTEPEINDTPIPGMIWEIYNEFSAKSFGFELAVRTLICRVFLWFLRQTRHQHWSWEVAHSLNDSDYQMLQKVFEYIDYNYMNDINAQTAARLCNMSYSYFSRRFKAIMGKTFTNYLSYIRITEAEKLLLTTDKSMTDIALEVGFSSSSYFIQQFRQYKDISPYQFRKKGKA; encoded by the coding sequence ATGATGACCGAGCCGTATTTTGAATCCAACCGGTCCCAATCCGGGTCGATCCACTATCCGTATGAAAGCATGATCCACTTCGGTAAAGAACCGCGCTGCCTTGTGGAACCCCACTGGCATCTGTATATTGAAATCCTGTATTTCCTTTCCGGCAGGGCCAAGGTTTATTTGGGAGGCAAATCCCATGTCCTCGGCCAAGGCGATCTGATTCTGATTCATTCCCATGAAACGCATTCGATTTATTCCCTGGATGACAAGGTCTCTTATATCGTCGTTAAATTTGATCCCGAGATTCTGTATTCGACTTCCCGGACCATTTTGGAATCAAAATATATTCTGCCGTTTACCCTAGCCGAATCCAGCAGTCAGCGCGTTTTTACCGAGCCGGAAATTAACGATACGCCAATTCCCGGCATGATCTGGGAGATTTACAATGAATTCAGCGCCAAAAGCTTCGGTTTCGAGCTTGCCGTGCGTACCCTCATCTGCCGCGTTTTTTTATGGTTCCTGCGCCAGACACGTCACCAGCATTGGAGCTGGGAGGTGGCGCATTCGCTGAATGACAGCGACTACCAGATGCTGCAAAAGGTATTCGAATATATCGACTACAACTATATGAACGATATCAATGCCCAAACCGCCGCCCGTCTGTGCAATATGAGCTACAGCTATTTTTCCAGAAGATTCAAGGCAATTATGGGCAAAACATTCACCAATTACTTGAGCTATATCCGGATTACCGAGGCGGAGAAGCTTCTCCTTACGACAGATAAAAGCATGACCGATATCGCGCTGGAAGTCGGTTTTTCTAGCTCCAGTTATTTCATCCAGCAGTTCAGACAATA